AGTCCAACCCCTGCAGGTGATCCCAGTCATGTCCACACTTCAAGAAGGCCCAACACTGTATAGCAGCACCCCTTGAACAATTCCAGTGCCTGATTTCAACAAACCCAGCTAAACATTATCTCCCAGTCTCTCTTATCTAGGTTCATGCCTTGGACTGTACTGAAATCTCTGTagtgaaattgtttttttcctgttaacTTTAAAGCTTGGCACAAAGCATACTGTAAAACTCCTTGGTAACTTATGGAGCCCGTAAAGggacatggtaaaaaaaaaaaaaactttggtaTCTCGTGCTCACCAGAAATCTTTCACGAGAAACCTTTCTCATGCTCACAAGCAGCTGAAGGTAGCATAATTAAGGGTAGTTGTGCCTCCTGTGTTTAAGCCTCAACGCTGCTCAAAGAATGGCAGCAGAAGTGGATTTATTCCCTTTCCTCCTAATGCTAAATATACCTGAAAGTGTCATCAACAAACTAAAAGATGATAAGTGAAGATAAATGTTAACTTTAGTCACATAAAGTAAGCAATACATGTGTAGCTGAATGTCCTATTTTCCTTGCATTTTGTGTACATCCACCTATATCCACAGAGCTGGCCAGATGTTTGTAACAGTTAACAAATGAAATTAACTACACGATCCAAGGTGGTGTAGTCATTTTTGGTTcgagtaaaacattttaaaaaagctttctGCTTATATGAAATTCAACAAAAGAGGGAAATGAAACACTTTCTTCCCCTCATCTGTCAGACTCAGCAGTTATCAGCCAAACAGCGTTCAGCAGTCCCAGACACAATGAGCAGTCCGTAGTCAGTATAATCCACATAAATCTAATTCTTTTGAATCAATTTTCATAAACTACATAAATATGAATTCAAAGCTACAATCATTAACCTTGGATATACAATTAGCATATATTTATAACTCAGCAGTGCTCTGCATTCACTAAGCTTTGAAATATCAAAAGGTCAGAAAGAGGTCAAAGAAAATTACAAGGAATCAAATAATGTGTCAGGCACTTAAAAACATCTGCTTTCACAAGTCCTACCTTGTCCAAAGATTTTATAGTGTCTAAGAAAATCTCTGTTGAAGTTTATTCTTCTCTGTAGATTCTCTATCACTGCAGTTTCTGTCCACTGCTCTGTTTGCCTCCTCTTTAATATCCCAAACAAGAAGAGTGAGTTGAATGGGCGTGTTTCTTTATGTATAAGCGGGCATGCTTGCCATCTTCATACTGAATGTATCCATGCTTTACTGTGAgaaacatttaactttttggaTTCATTACATTTCTATAAGTGTAAGGAGAATACTTCAAATAAACTTGAGAATACTGAATGAAACTTGAGAGTACCGATTTGCTACCAATACACTGTGATTCCTAACccacttgtgtttgtgtgtatcctATGAGGCTGCTGTCATGTTATAGTATTTTAGTTGTTCATTATATGGATTCATCATCCTTACAAACAGTAAATATTTTCTCCTTAAATGAAACAGGAACAATTAATATCATGTCCTGCTGGGTAAGAAATGTGAACCTTTAGAAAATGGAATACAGTGTATGGTTGACTGTCAATAACATACTGAGCTGGACTTCATTTAACAAAACTCTTTATTCCAGGGTCTTGTGATGACGACTGAAATACTGTTGGAATAATTAAGGTTAAAACAAATGCCcagaaacataaaacacatcttaaagatattttattcaaGACAGTTTCAAACATATATTTGTGTATTCTACTTGAGTAGTATTTCTGGATGGTATCCAGAGTCTATTGTAGTGGCATTTCACATATCCAATGTGACATAGAAGTCTGGCAGTTTGCATCAAACCAGGTCTTCCAGGGATTGACGTCGCTATAAACTGCCACAGCACAATCCTCTCCATTGTAATTGGGATGGTTATTTGGTTCCCCATCCATCCAGTACctttggaaaaacaaaataattaaatagatatGTGTGGTTTTAGTTGTGGTGATAAGGCATCATTAATactcatcaaaataatgaaaacaattcaTAATTAATACAGCcttaagtgtaaaaaaactgCAGCTCTCACCTTTGTTCCACCTCAGTGACATTATTAATCCAAACCCATGTCGCCTCTGCCACTGTGTCAGTGATACCGATCCAGAATCCACTCTGCCAGATGTTATAGCCGCTTCTCATACTGTCAATGTTGCCACTCACATATTTCTGTGTAAGCAAACATAGGAGTTGATATTTTATAGTGACAGTTGTGAAATTGAAATGTTAATAGATATATTTCAACATCATTATTGAAATATAACTggcactctttctctctcatattTGTTCTCAACCCACCTGCTCCTCCGGGTTATCAATCACAACCAGATCAGCTCCACGACTGATACAGTCCGCTCTGCTTTCATGCCAgttctttttgactgttttggaCTCAGTGTAAGAAAAGAAATAGCAGGAGGAGTTGAAAAGAGCCCATCCAGTGAGGCATTTGCCACAATTTCTCTCtatgaaatacaaaataaaagaaatacaagATATTTCTTGTGacttaaattgtttttattagtgAACATTAAATCAAATCTGTATTTACAACATATAATACAATTCTGTCTCACCCAAAGCTGATATGTTAGTCTGCAGGCTTGTCTTCTCTGTGCGCAGAGCCTCCATCTGTCTCTGAAAATCGTCATTGATTGTCTTCTGCTGCTCAATTTGCACCTTTAGTTGTGCGTGATTTTTTATTGCTGCCTCTAACGCCTTCTTGGCCTCTTCTTCAGCTTCAATCACATCGCTGTGGTTGCTGCGGAGAAAGTTCAGCTCATTGATGAGCTGTGTTGCAGCTGAGTGGGGAGCCTGGAGGGAAGCCTCTTTAACTCTGGCACCTGAGAAACAGTACAAGACCTGATTCTCATGTCTTttgagtaataaaaaaaatgtctattcAGCTTTCTGCTTAAGTAAAATCCAACAAAATAGggaaatgaaacattttcttcCTCCCAACTGTCATACTCACATTTAATCCCAATAGCAACAGCGGTTATCAGCAAAACAGCGTTCAGCAGTCCCAGACACAAAATGAGCAGCCGATAGTTTGGAAAAGGGGATCCACCTGTGGTCATATAACATAATAAAGTTGAGTTTTTGACAAGTCacagaaaatattgtttttgtttgtagtcaaaatctaaaaaccaacaaacaaacaaaaaactgaaaaaaacatctggaaaAACTCTGAATAACACAAATGATAATGTTTTGGTTGCTTAGTATATAATACATAGAAAATCTGAATCCTGTTGAACTTTTACGTCATACACAAGCTGcatgaaaatattattttaaagctacAATCATTCAGGTTGGATGTACATTTAGCATACATTTAAAActctaaaatgtttcaaaagtCCTACCTTGTCCAAAGATTTCATAGCGAAAATATCTGTTGAAGTTTATTCTTTTCTGTAGATTCTCCATCACTCAGCTTTGTGGTTTCTGTCCACTGCTCTGTTTGCCTCCTCTTTTATATCCCAAACAGGAAGATTGAGTTGAATGGGCGTGTTTCTTTAAGTATTAGCAAACATGCCTGCCATCTTAGACTTATAGAAATGTAATGAATCCAAAAATTGAAATTCTTCCTACCGTAAAGCAGATGAATACACTGCTTGAAGATGGCAGGCTAATACTTAAAGAAACACGCCCATTCAACTCAATCTTCCTGTTTGGGATATAAAAGAGGAGGCAAACAGAGCAGTGGACAGAAACCACAAAGCTGAGTGATGGAGAATCTACAGAAAAGAATAAACTTCAACAGATATTTTCGCTATGAAATCTTTGGACAAGGTAGGacttttgaaacattttagagTTTTAAATGTATGCTAAATGTACATCCAACCTGAATGATTgtagctttaaaataatattcatgCAGCTTGTGTATGACGTAAAAGTTCAACAGGATTCAGATTTTCTATGTATTATATACTAAGCAACCAAAACATTATCATTTGTGTTATTCAGAGTTTTTCCAGAtggttttttcagttttttgtttgtttgttggtttttagattttgactacaaacaaaaacaatattttctgtGACTTGTCAAAAACTCAACTTTATTATGTTATATGACCACAGGTGGATCCCCTTTTCCAAACTATCGGCTGCTCATTTTGTGTCTGGGACTGCTGAACGCTGTTTTGCTGATAACCGCTGTTGCTATTGGGATTAAATGTGAGTATGACAGTTGGCAGGAAGAACATGTTTCATTTCCCTATTTTGTTGGATTTTACTTAAGCAGAAAGCTgaatagacattttttttattactcaaAAAACATCAGGTCTTGTACTGTCTCTCAGGTGCCAGAGTTAAAGAGGCTTCCCTCCAGGCTCCCCACTCAGCTGCAACACAGCTCATCAATGAGCTGAACTTTCTCCGCAGCAACCACAGCGATGTGATTGAAGCTGAAGAGGAGGCCAAGAAGGCGTTAGAGGCAGCAATAAAAAATCACGCACAACTAAAGGTGCAAATTGAGCAGCAGAAGACAATCAATGACGATTTTCAGAGACAGATGGAGGCTCTGAGCACAGAGAAGACAAGCCTGCAGACCAACATATCAGCTTTGGGTGAGACAGAATTGTATTATATGTTGTAAATACAGATTTGATTTAATGTTcactaataaaaacaatttaagtCACAAGAAATATcttgtatttcttttattttgtgtctCATAGAGAGAACTTGTGGCAAATGCCTCACTGGATGGGCTCTTTTCAACTCCTCCTGCTATTTCTTTTCTTACACTGAGtccaaaacagtcaaaaagaacTGGCATGAAAGCAGAGCGGACTGTATCAGTCGTGGAGCTGATCTGGTTGTGATTGATAACCTGGAGGAGCAGGTGGGTTGAGAACAaatatgagagagaaagagtgccAGTTATATTTCAATAATGATGTTGAAATATATCTATTAACATTTCAATTTCACAACTGTCTCTATAAAATATCAACTCCTATGTTTGCTTACACAGAAATATGTGAGTGGCAACATTGACAGTATGAGAAGCGCCGCTGACGTCTGGCAGAGTGGATTCTGGATCGgtctcactgacacagaggtaGAGGGGACATGGGTTTGGATTAATAATGTCACTGATGTCGAACAAAGGTGAGAGCTGCAGTTTTTTacacttaaagcgatggttcggcgtaattttgacctagcacCATATGCACtattacgtctatctaaacaacacctcagcccttttttaaaatttggtcgcaaaatagtggagttagagccatcagccaaatggcttagtacaggcactAATGGAACCAAAAGTGCATCTATCTATAATAATGCCTATCAATTATTATCAAAcctctacagtagtacaaattgggtctttactcataaatcgatgcattggaaagttagtaaatacaccaggagtttattaagataaacacttacctgatggcttttactctgcggctactgctaaagctATACATTTTGCATGATCAgagcacatatatatatatatatatatatatatactgtatacagtgtTGGGAgagttacttttaaaatgtactccaaccaaataaaaaaataaaaaaaggactgagggggtgtttagatggtgcatatgatgctaggtcaaaattacatcgaaccatcgctttaaggcTGTATTCATTAtgaattgttttcattattttgatgaggATAAATTATGTCTTATCACCACAACTAAAACCATATtgtattaattattttgtttttccaaagGTACTGGATGGATGGTGAACCAAACAACCTTCGCCAGGGAGAGGATTGTGCAGTTGCAGTTTATAGCAACATCAATCCTTGGAAAACCCGGTTTGATGCAAGGTGCATCTTTAAAAAGTTTCATTGGATATGTGAAATGGCATTAATATAGATCTGGAAGCATTGTTTTCTCGTGAGTACGAGAAAGTATCTTGTGCTCACCAGagcacaagtatctgtagtattCCATACTAtacaggcatgactcagaagaacaagcttgcacTTTTTGATTATAGTGCGTTGTGTTCATTGATCTGCTGTATTGTGTTTTACCGGCGCACAGCACGtgaacacacacctgtacatATAAACTGTCTGCCTATGTTTTAGTGATATATTTCAccaatgttctgtgttttttatttttaaaaaatgttccccTTCAACAGTAACTTTGCCACCCCTTCATTAAGATTCATAATAAATTGTGTCTTACATTGCAGCCATGTAGCTTGCATGTACATGTTGTCCATATATAAGTGCATTTAACCTAGAAATCACATGACATGCCTGCactgccaaaaacaatgaacagGGATTCCTATACTgtgatttctaaacacatccAGTATATTAACATCTTCACAATTACTTTGACGTAAGGCCAGTATAATGTTTACTGtgtcaccatcttagtttagcttGTTAGCTTGTCATTTTATGCTaatagcactaaacacaaaatgtTCCATTTTTGAACCTAATCATAGCAGAAAATGAATAGTCAGGGGATTCAAGTTATTACAATTTGTACACTGGGGAGTGGGGACCATGCATGTCTGTACTATATTTTATGACTTATTCATCTCATCCAATAGCCTGAAAgtaaatctatttttattttggtgttGAATGAATTGTCAGACTACAGTGTTGCTTTCTCCACATGTAGGGTCTCAGTCCTTTGCCACTAAGGGTCTCCTTCTGCTGTAACTGCAGTGTAAGTTTATGTAAGTCTCTTTCTTTAACGCTTGCTGGGCCTCTTTTGAGCTTTGATGGCTTCACTCTGCATTGTCTCAAGTTGCTTCACCTCTGTAAAGAGCTCTTGtgaatattgtattattatgcATTGATTCCTGTGTTATGGTGTAATGATTTCCCATCAGTCCTGTAGTCATTTGAAATCATTTCTGAATGTCCCTCTAGTATTCATGATTGAACTAAAGAACATTTACCATCCCCTTTATCTATGAGAGGTGGCTGTTCTGTCAATATTACAaaactcgtgtgtgtgtgcttgcgaAATTGTCTCCtgaacgttttttttttttttttttttggcactgtTTAGGAACTCTAGCTCACTGCCATCAGCTAAAGCCATTACCAGATTAAAACCAGTATGTTCAGATTGGAAAAGACATCCATAGACTTAATAACAAGATCATTTAATGAACTTTACACTTATGACAAATGGAACAATAAACACAGTGATCCACAAAGGTTGCTCTTGTGGGTTCAAGTGAGGCACCCATGAGGGGAAAAGCTCTAATCAAACAGGTACTCAGTGATGTGATGTTATTTACATCTGCTAACCGGGGTTGTGACCCAGTGAATTGTGGGAGATTAAAGTGgtaacaaataacaaaatgtaaCTGTTGAAGCCTGTAGCTGAAGCTGTTAAAGGAGTAGTTGCACATTTTGGTAAATATTCTTGTTCAGTCTCCTGCCAAGAGTAGATGAGAAGCTCGAAGCCACTTTTACATCTGTCTGtgaaatatgaagctacagccaggagaTGGTTAGCAACTGATgcattatatttgtttatatattccatgtatttattcatgcacaaatacatttacaatcaaTAAATCTTGATATGGTACAGTAGATATCTGTGAGTTAGTCTTCTCTTGTCAATAGGATGGTCATGGACTCCATAGCTAGTTGTTGGGTGCCATTTCACATAACCATTTCTTGAGCTCTTCGCAGTTTGCATCATTCCATGTTTTCGTAGGGTTGTCCTGCTTCACGGTTACTGCACAGTCCTCACCTAATGTTCCATCGTTATTGGGCTCCCCGTGTATCCAGTACCTAAAGCAAggcacaattacatttttttaggaTTACAGTTACACAGCTACACTATGACACTGACtgagatgaaagatgaaatttGAATTGATTGAACAGATTGATGTTGCAGGCAGATGTCATTAACATATCACCATTACACATTTGATTTGTCCACTTTGATACAACAAACCTGATTTAATCACATGCAAACTTGTGGTTTAATGGATACCTAATTTTACATCCACAGTATTCAGATAATTAAGGTAAggtttattatcatcattattggTTTACATCAAATCATATGATAGAAATGAGACATTTGGGGAAATACACTGATTAGTTTTCTTATCAAGAGTTCATGAGAAGATCAGAACCACTCAAactctcatcatcatctcatcatcaTCTAATTCTCATTTAACTCAAGAAGGTGACCAATATTTCCCAAAAAATCAGATTATTGCTTTAATACTGCATAGTAAATCTTGATGATCTTACCCTTGATCGGGCTGGGTTACGTTATTTACCCACATCCAAGTACCCTCTGTCTGAATATCTGTAAAGCCAATCCAGACTCCTTGTCTCCACCATGGTTGACCGCGTGACAATTTCGGTAGGAAGTCATAAATATTGACCTAGGTAAACACAAGACAAACAATGTCACAATTTGTTCCTTAAAAGTACAACTTTACTGTATTAACTGGCAGTGCAAGTCTGTCTATCAACTGATAAAAGGTTTTCTAAAGCAAGTCTTTTCGTAGCAATTTTTTCACATAATTATCAGGAAAGTATGGGTCTTAAGACTGCAGTCTATTTAAGTGAGCCAGTTCCAGTTCTCACACAGAAGTATAAAAGAGTAATTGTTATTTACCTACATTGCAACCAGAAAGCGTAGAATTTGGTCAGAGATTCAGCTTTGTTATCCTTTTTGTTATCCTGCGTTTTCCACCGACTGGACTCACCTGTTCCTCAAAGGAATCAATCACAACCAGGTCGGCCCCACGCATGATacagtctgctctgctgtctgGCCAGGTCTTTAAAGGAATGGTTTCTGAGTTAGAGAAGAAGTAGCATGTTGTGTTCAATAAAAACCATCCCGAAGGGCATCGTCCACAACTGTCCGCtgtcaaaaaagtgaggtaaattaatcacaagaagaaaatgtttctctttttttgattTTGGTGTTGAATAGTTTGCaatgaaaaatgaacacaatGTCCTCTCACAAATATCAGATGAACTGGCCTGCAGTTCTGCACGCTCCACTTGCAGTGTCTCAATCTGCCTCTGAAGGTCGTCACTGAGGGTCTTACTCGGCTCTATCTGCTGCTCTAGTTTCTGGTAGGTCTGCATCTCTATCTTCATATCTTTCTGGACCTCTTCAAGAGCTTTATTGGCTTCACTCTCCATTATCCGAAGTTGCATCACCTCTGTTAAGAGCACTTCTGTTGTTATGTGGTGGGAAGGGTCCTCTTCATTGACTACACCACCTGCTATTAACAGAGATTAGAAGCCACCAAATCTATCTCATAGGTGATATTCAGAAAACATGCTGTTATTTTTATGGAGTTTTTTCACCAACTCCCATTATGTAAGAATGAATTGAGCTTATTAAATGTTGTCAATGAATTGCTTAGTTCAGTGTGTTCCCAATAACAATTGAAGCAGAGATTTAACACCTTCTTTCCACTAGTTGTACTCACAGTAAATCCCAATAACAACTGCAGCT
This is a stretch of genomic DNA from Scomber japonicus isolate fScoJap1 chromosome 16, fScoJap1.pri, whole genome shotgun sequence. It encodes these proteins:
- the LOC128375140 gene encoding CD209 antigen-like protein E isoform X2, translated to MISNDDCSTDGKSLHHNTGNKGSMRTVRVGSRSLPMYPLVIVCLGLLNTVLLLAAVVIGIYCGVVNEEDPSHHITTEVLLTEVMQLRIMESEANKALEEVQKDMKIEMQTYQKLEQQIEPSKTLSDDLQRQIETLQVERAELQASSSDISDSCGRCPSGWFLLNTTCYFFSNSETIPLKTWPDSRADCIMRGADLVVIDSFEEQVNIYDFLPKLSRGQPWWRQGVWIGFTDIQTEGTWMWVNNVTQPDQGYWIHGEPNNDGTLGEDCAVTVKQDNPTKTWNDANCEELKKWLCEMAPNN
- the LOC128375143 gene encoding C-type lectin domain family 4 member M-like — protein: MENLQKRINFNRYFRYEIFGQGGSPFPNYRLLILCLGLLNAVLLITAVAIGIKCARVKEASLQAPHSAATQLINELNFLRSNHSDVIEAEEEAKKALEAAIKNHAQLKVQIEQQKTINDDFQRQMEALSTEKTSLQTNISALERTCGKCLTGWALFNSSCYFFSYTESKTVKKNWHESRADCISRGADLVVIDNLEEQKYVSGNIDSMRSAADVWQSGFWIGLTDTEVEGTWVWINNVTDVEQRYWMDGEPNNLRQGEDCAVAVYSNINPWKTRFDARCIFKKFHWICEMALI
- the LOC128375142 gene encoding C-type lectin domain family 4 member E-like, with amino-acid sequence MENLQKRINFNRYFRYEIFGQGGSPFPNYRLLILCLGLLNAVLLITAVAIGIKCARVKEASLQAPHSAATQLINELNFLRSNHSDVIEAEEEAKKALEAAIKNHAQLKVQIEQQKTINDDFQRQMEALRTEKTSLQTNISALERNCGKCLTGWALFNSSCYFFSYTESKTVKKNWHESRADCISRGADLVVIDNPEEQKYVSGNIDSMRSGYNIWQSGFWIGITDTVAEATWVWINNVTEVEQRYWMDGEPNNHPNYNGEDCAVAVYSDVNPWKTWFDANCQTSMSHWICEMPLQ
- the LOC128375140 gene encoding CD209 antigen-like protein E isoform X1 — encoded protein: MISNDDCSTDGKSLHHNTGNKGSMRTVRVGSRSLPMYPLVIVCLGLLNTVLLLAAVVIGIYSGGVVNEEDPSHHITTEVLLTEVMQLRIMESEANKALEEVQKDMKIEMQTYQKLEQQIEPSKTLSDDLQRQIETLQVERAELQASSSDISDSCGRCPSGWFLLNTTCYFFSNSETIPLKTWPDSRADCIMRGADLVVIDSFEEQVNIYDFLPKLSRGQPWWRQGVWIGFTDIQTEGTWMWVNNVTQPDQGYWIHGEPNNDGTLGEDCAVTVKQDNPTKTWNDANCEELKKWLCEMAPNN